The genome window GCCTTCGGTCTCGGCATGGAACGCATTGCCATGCTCAAGTACGGCATCAACGACATCCGGCTGTTTTTCGAAAACGACCTGCGGTTCCTGCAACAGTTCTAACCGGCGACCGTTTCCCTCTCTCAGTCCCTTCACTTAAAGGGAGCACCCGATGGACCGTTACCGATTGATCCGCTGGAGTCTCGCCCTGGGCGCGTCGGGATTCGCCGCTGTGTGCGCGGTGTATTTCGTCATCAACATCATCCCCGGCGTCATCCCCGATGCGCTCATTGAAAAAGTGCGCGAACCGGACCTGTTGAAGTACCCGCAGGCGAAACGCTGCGCCGACTGCCATAAGGACATTTTCGACGCCTGGAAGAAAAGCCGTCACTCGGTGGCGTGGGTGAGCGAGGGCTACGTCAAGGCGACGGAAAACCACTCCAAAGAAAAATGCCTGAACTGCCATATCCCGACCACGGTGTTTCCCGGTGAGAAACCACAACCGAGGCTGAAACACCGGGACGACGGCATCTACTGCGTGCCCTGCCATGTGAAAAACGACGCCATGCACGGGCCGTACGATATTTTATCGCCGCCGCATCCGACCAAACAGGACGACGCCTACCGCACCGCCAAATTTTGCAGCGCCTGTCATCAAAAAACCTACAAGCAGTGGCAGGCGACGGGATCGAAGAAAACCTGCCAGGCCTGCCACATGCAACGCAAACTGCAGAGACTCACGCAAAGTTTTCCAAAAAGCCTGCTGCACGCCAAGCGCGAAGTCGCCGATCATAGTTTTCCAAAACGCGAAATCACCGAGGTGGACATTGCAGTCACCGGTTCGTTCGGAAAACGCGTATTCGAACTGGAACTCACCAACCTCAACGTGCCGCACTGGGTACCGACGGCGGACAACGGCGACCCGCGCATGTACCTGTACACCACTTTTTTTGACGAAGCGGGGAAGGCCATCGACGAGTACAAGGAAATCCTCGCGCCGCAACAGGACACCGCCCTGCCCTACAAAAAACCGGTGCAATATCGCTACCTGGTGGGAAACGGCGTGCACCGCGCCGAGCTTCTCATCCAGTACACGCCCGCCTGGTCCAAAGAAAAAACCGACGTGAAACGGGTGCATTTCTCAAGATAAGCCCTTGCCTTGGCCCCTGCCGGGTTCGGTATAATGGAAGCTCCAATCGTTCCTCACGATCACCAAAAACTGGGAGGGCTTCATGATCCGTATTTTCCGATTCTCCGCTCTTGTTTTCGTTGTGCTCCTGTTGTGGGTCGCCGCGCCCGCACTGGCCAAGGACCTGGTGGTGAAAGAACCGCCCGCTTCGCTGAAAAAACTCTACCCACCTGAATCCAAGGAACCGAAATGGATTCAGCAGATGCACGCCCTGTCCGGAAATTTCGGCGGCGTGTTCACCAACGTGGGCGAGCAGGATTGGGAAAACGCGGAACAGCGTGCCGCCGATTTCGTGAAAGCCTACGAGGACACATCGAAGCTGGTTCCGGAATGGGAGGAGTATTTCGATCTCAAGGCGGCTCAAAAATTCGCCCAGGCGGTGAAGACCCGCGACGCGAAGCAGATCGGCGAGGCTTCCGGCGCGGTCGCCAAGACCTGCGGCAAATGTCACGCCGACCAGTACGTCTCCGTATGGGCGCATTTCCACTGGCCGCACGTGGATAAAATCAAGGTCCTCGATCCGGTCACCGAGGAAGAACTGGCCTACGGCAAATTCATGCACAAAGTTTCCGGTTCGTTCAATGCGGTCACCACCAACTTCAAAGAGGGGCAGTACGACCGCTCCGCTAAGGCGGTGCGTGGATTCAAACAGCGGTTCATGGAGTTGAAATCCACCTGTTCGAAATGCCACACCACCGACGCGGTGAAACAGTTCTTTGTGGGCGACGCGGTGGAAGAAGCGTTCGACGACATGCGCGACGAATTGATGAAAGAAAAACCGAATCCCGGCGAGTTCTGGAAAAACGTCGGCATCATCGGCAAGGAAGGCTGCAAGAAGTGCCACCTGACGCACCGCGCGTGGGCCATGATCCAGGAATACTGGGAAGAAGGAACGCACAAGCATTGATGAGGTGTGAAAGAATGGGATGAGTGCATCGCATGAGTCGAGGACGAGATCGGCGACGGGCCGGGGCGCGCGGGCCAACCCCGCCAACCGGTTCAAGCCGCTCGACCGCTCCACCACCGAGGACTGGCTGGACGATCCGTCAGGCCCCGCGCCGGACACGGAGTTCTGGCAGGACGCGTCGAAATCGATCCTGTCGCCGAACGACAGCCCGGACATTCCTTTCACTTACAGCGCCAACCCGTATCGCGGCTGCGAGCACGGGTGCGCCTACTGCTATGCGCGACCGACGCATGAATACCTGGAGCTGTCGGCGGGAATCGATTTCGAAAGCAAAATCGGCGTCAAACAGCAGGCGCCGCAGTTGTTGCACCGGGCCCTCTCCAAAAAAAACTGGCAGCCGCAGGTGATCGCCCTCTCCGGCGTCACCGACGCATATCAACCCGTCGAACGCAAGCTCGGCCTCACCCGCCGTTGTCTGCAAGTCGCGCTCGATTTCCGCAACCCCGTTGCCATCATCACCAAAAATCATCTCGTGACGCGCGACATCGACGTGCTGTCCCAACTCACGGCGTTCGATTGCGCGGCGGTGTATCTTTCCATCACCACGCTCGACACGGAGCTGGCACGCAAGCTGGAGCCGCGCGCCTCGACGCCGGAGAATCGGCTCGATGCCGTGCGCGCGTTGAACGATGCGGGCGTGCCCACGGGCGTGCTCGTCGCGCCGGTCGTGCCCGGCCTCACCGATCACGAACTGCCCGCTATTTTGAAAGCAGCGAAAGACGCGGGCGCGCAGTTTGCGGGCTACCAGGTGCTGCGTCTGCCGTTTGGATTGAAAGACCTGTTCCGCGACTGGCTGGAGACGCACGTGCCGACGCAGGCGGGAAAAGTTTTAAACCGCATCCGTGAAGTGCGCGGCGGCGAGTTGAACGAGACACGCTTCGGCGCGCGCATGAAGGGGGAAGGTGTGTACGCCGAACAGATCAAACAGATGTTCCAGCTTGCGCGCAAACAGGCGGGATTTGCGCCGGGCGGACCGCGTCTGTCCACCGACCACTTCCGCGATCCCACCGACCGGCAGGAAAAACTTTTTTAAGAAAACCGTTTCTATTTTCTGTCTGTATCAGGCCTCTGGGCGCGGCGGACGATGTCCTTGTCGAAGTAGTTGATGCTCATGCCGGCGTCGAGCACGATGCCCTGCGCATTGATGCCGCTCGACCGTTCGCTGAGCAGGAACACGGCGGCGTTCGCCACTTCCTGCGTCTGCAACGCCTTCTTGCGCAGCGTCAACTGCTCGGCGTGCAGGTAGGAGTCGAGGTAGCCGGGAATGCCCGCGGAGGCGGAAGTTTTCAACAGCCCCGCGTTCACCGAATTGAAACGCACGTTCGAAAACACGCTGAACGATTTGGCGAGGAAGGCCAGCGACGAGTCGAGCGCAGCCTTGGCGGGTCCCATGTAGCCGTAGTTTTCCGCCGCCATGCGCGTGGTGGAGATGCCCACGGCGACCACCGACGCGTCTTTCGCGAACAGATCCTTGAACGCGTTGGCCAGCCGGATCATCGAGTAGCAGGAGATGTCCACGCATTGCAGGAAATCGGGCTTCGCCGTTTCGTGAAACGGTTTGAGTCCATCGGCGAAATTGGCGAAAGCGATGGAATGCACCAGGCCGTGCAGGGTGCCGGTGGTGCGGGCGATGTCGTCGCGCAGGCGGTCGATCTGGGCTTCGTCCTCGACGTCGCAGACCAACATCGGCGCGGGGTCCAGTAATTTTTTCACGCTGGCTTTGCGGGTTTCCGAACGCACGCTGTACACAACCTTCGCGCCTTCCGCTTCCAGCGTTTTGCCGATGTGGTAAGCCACGCTTTTTTTGTTGGCGACGCCGGTGACGAGAATGGTTTTGCCTTCGAGGTTGAGGAAGCTCACCGTTGTTCCTCCATCAGCATGGCGGTGAACTCCACCAACACTGCCGTCTTGCCGTTCACTTCCGCCTTGCCCTTCATGTAGTGCGCCGGCCCGACGCTCTCGCCGTACTCGACGTGGATGTCGAGCACGCTATCGGGAAACACCGGTTGCTTGAACTTGACGTTCTGGATGCGCGTCAGCACCGGCACCTTGCCTTCTTCCATCTCCATCTTTTTCGCCATCAGCAGGGCTCCCGCCTGAAACACGCATTCGCAGATGAGCACGCCGGGCATGATGGGGAAATCCGGGTAATGGCCCTTGAAGAACGGCTCGTCGGCGTTTATGGTTTTGCGCGTGTGGATGCGTTCGGCGGTCTGCGCGACGATTTCATCGACGAACAGAAACGGCGGCCGGTGCGGGATGGTGTTTAAGATTTCGTCGTTCATAAAATTTTCACTCAACTTGATCCTTCGTCGCCTACGGCCCCGAAGGATCTTACTGAAGGAAAAACCCCCCTAGCCCCCCTTACAAGGGGGAACCGGGCTTCACCCGGAGAATAAGGAAAGGTCATCGGTAACCCCTCCCCCCGTCACTCCGTGAGTGCCCCTTAAAAAGGAGACCTTTGCATAAGGGAATTAAAAGCAACCCATAGATTCTTCGCTGACGCTCAGAATGACAATCAAGTTCCCGACCTGTCATTCTGAGGAGCTTGAGGCGACAAAGAATCTCTGTTTTTCTTTTTTGAAAAGCGTGTGTGAAAAACTCTCCTTGAAAAGGGGGAAGGGGTAAGGATCTCCAAAACCTCCCCTCAATCCCCTCCTTGGTAAGGAGGGGAAGAAAAAGATGTTTCTCATCTGTGTTTATCGGTGTTCATCTGTGGTTAAAGCCAACCTCTCCCAGCCCTCCTCTTGTAAAGGGGAGGGAGTTTAAGTACGGGACCATCGTTCGCTTGCGACCTGTTGGTTGCAGTCAACCGGAAGCAATGGGGCACATTCCCTCCGGGCTTGGCCCGGTCCTTCGGAGAAGGGGGTGCGCATCGGTCTCCCACGCACCATCGTTCGCCCGCAATCATTTAAGAAATACCACTCTAAGCAATGGGGCACATTCCCTCCGGGCGTGGCCCGGTTACAATCCGCCGGTCACTTCGAGCACAGCACCGGTGATGTAGTCGGCGTTGCGTCCGGCGAGGAACAGCACGCAGTGGGCGACGTCCTCCACCGTGCCGAAGCGTTTCAACGGCACCTGTTCGAGGTATTGTTGTTTCTGGTCGTCGGGCAGGTCGGCGATGAAGTCGGTGTCGATGAACCCCGGCGACACGCAGTTGACGGTGATCTTGCGGCTGGCCACTTCCTTCGACAACGATTTGGTGAAGGCCACCTGCCCGGCTTTGGTGGCGGCGTAGTTGGCCTGCCCGGCGAAGCCGAACTTGCCGACGGGCGAGGTGATGTTGATGATGCGGCCGTAGCGTTTGCGCGACAGGTTCTGCACTGCCAGCTTGCTCATGGTGAAGGTGCCGGTGAGGTTGGTATCCACCACGTCTTTCCAGTCTTCCTCCGTCATCATGCCGACAATGGCGTCGCGGCGGATGCCGGAGTTGTTGACCAGCACGTGAAAGGTCTCGAAAGTGTCGCACACGAATTTGTAAAAA of Nitrospina watsonii contains these proteins:
- a CDS encoding enoyl-ACP reductase FabI, encoding MSFLNLEGKTILVTGVANKKSVAYHIGKTLEAEGAKVVYSVRSETRKASVKKLLDPAPMLVCDVEDEAQIDRLRDDIARTTGTLHGLVHSIAFANFADGLKPFHETAKPDFLQCVDISCYSMIRLANAFKDLFAKDASVVAVGISTTRMAAENYGYMGPAKAALDSSLAFLAKSFSVFSNVRFNSVNAGLLKTSASAGIPGYLDSYLHAEQLTLRKKALQTQEVANAAVFLLSERSSGINAQGIVLDAGMSINYFDKDIVRRAQRPDTDRK
- a CDS encoding PA0069 family radical SAM protein, whose translation is MSASHESRTRSATGRGARANPANRFKPLDRSTTEDWLDDPSGPAPDTEFWQDASKSILSPNDSPDIPFTYSANPYRGCEHGCAYCYARPTHEYLELSAGIDFESKIGVKQQAPQLLHRALSKKNWQPQVIALSGVTDAYQPVERKLGLTRRCLQVALDFRNPVAIITKNHLVTRDIDVLSQLTAFDCAAVYLSITTLDTELARKLEPRASTPENRLDAVRALNDAGVPTGVLVAPVVPGLTDHELPAILKAAKDAGAQFAGYQVLRLPFGLKDLFRDWLETHVPTQAGKVLNRIREVRGGELNETRFGARMKGEGVYAEQIKQMFQLARKQAGFAPGGPRLSTDHFRDPTDRQEKLF
- the fabG gene encoding 3-oxoacyl-ACP reductase FabG, which encodes MQFDFTDQTVIVTGGTRGIGRGIAEAFLNAGATVIATYLSNQDAAEQFQQDVTAGSDRLHVRQCDVTRLEDVENFYKFVCDTFETFHVLVNNSGIRRDAIVGMMTEEDWKDVVDTNLTGTFTMSKLAVQNLSRKRYGRIINITSPVGKFGFAGQANYAATKAGQVAFTKSLSKEVASRKITVNCVSPGFIDTDFIADLPDDQKQQYLEQVPLKRFGTVEDVAHCVLFLAGRNADYITGAVLEVTGGL
- the fabZ gene encoding 3-hydroxyacyl-ACP dehydratase FabZ, translated to MNDEILNTIPHRPPFLFVDEIVAQTAERIHTRKTINADEPFFKGHYPDFPIMPGVLICECVFQAGALLMAKKMEMEEGKVPVLTRIQNVKFKQPVFPDSVLDIHVEYGESVGPAHYMKGKAEVNGKTAVLVEFTAMLMEEQR
- a CDS encoding multiheme c-type cytochrome; the encoded protein is MDRYRLIRWSLALGASGFAAVCAVYFVINIIPGVIPDALIEKVREPDLLKYPQAKRCADCHKDIFDAWKKSRHSVAWVSEGYVKATENHSKEKCLNCHIPTTVFPGEKPQPRLKHRDDGIYCVPCHVKNDAMHGPYDILSPPHPTKQDDAYRTAKFCSACHQKTYKQWQATGSKKTCQACHMQRKLQRLTQSFPKSLLHAKREVADHSFPKREITEVDIAVTGSFGKRVFELELTNLNVPHWVPTADNGDPRMYLYTTFFDEAGKAIDEYKEILAPQQDTALPYKKPVQYRYLVGNGVHRAELLIQYTPAWSKEKTDVKRVHFSR